A stretch of the Nissabacter sp. SGAir0207 genome encodes the following:
- a CDS encoding DUF943 family protein, with translation MNNRLIVSIIAVASCGYLLWQYFTPAEIVAVHDEDTILVRNFPYFKNRQIAWWENNKDMIQREYGIPHKIEDNYYTVIIMDFGKGYRIDRGTDEDSDLLCFDKIPAEARCIEKKPRLWIMSSQNTGLFYR, from the coding sequence GTGAATAATCGATTGATTGTGAGCATTATCGCAGTAGCGAGCTGCGGATATCTGCTCTGGCAGTATTTTACGCCGGCTGAGATTGTGGCCGTTCACGACGAAGATACCATACTGGTCAGGAATTTCCCCTATTTTAAAAACCGGCAAATTGCGTGGTGGGAAAATAATAAGGATATGATTCAGAGAGAATATGGCATCCCGCATAAAATTGAAGATAATTATTATACCGTGATTATTATGGACTTTGGCAAAGGCTATCGTATCGATCGCGGTACGGATGAAGATTCTGACTTGCTGTGCTTCGATAAAATTCCAGCAGAGGCCAGATGTATCGAGAAAAAACCACGACTTTGGATTATGTCCAGCCAGAACACTGGTTTGTTTTATCGATGA
- a CDS encoding DUF943 family protein, with amino-acid sequence MNKRLIASVIVAASCGYLLWQYLIPVEIVAAHGASVCNETSPPCHGDILIVRHFPYLKSRQIAWWRANKDMIQSKYGIPHNDTAGYYSVTIMEFGDGYRTEPNESLLFFTDEVFCFYEMEPEARCIDRNILFNVSKTPNSGLKYKSY; translated from the coding sequence GTGAATAAGCGACTTATTGCGAGTGTTATTGTAGCAGCGAGCTGTGGCTATCTGCTCTGGCAGTATTTAATCCCAGTTGAGATCGTAGCGGCGCACGGAGCCAGTGTTTGTAATGAAACCAGTCCTCCTTGCCATGGGGATATTTTGATTGTCAGGCACTTCCCGTATTTGAAAAGCCGCCAGATAGCATGGTGGAGAGCCAATAAGGATATGATTCAATCAAAATACGGCATTCCCCATAACGATACTGCTGGTTATTATAGCGTAACTATTATGGAATTCGGGGACGGGTATCGCACTGAACCCAACGAAAGCCTACTATTTTTCACTGATGAAGTTTTCTGCTTTTATGAAATGGAGCCAGAGGCCAGATGCATTGATAGAAATATTCTTTTTAATGTAAGCAAAACACCAAATAGCGGGCTTAAATATAAGTCATATTGA
- a CDS encoding AzlD family protein yields the protein MISLTVVTITLMALATYLTRVTGYLLLRDRTLGPRAKAVMDAAPGCVLITVIAPHFVTANPADLLALAISLLAAMRFSLLPVVVISVAAAGLLRHLL from the coding sequence ATGATCTCATTGACTGTCGTCACCATCACCCTAATGGCACTGGCGACCTACCTGACGCGCGTCACGGGTTACCTGTTGTTGCGTGACCGCACCCTCGGCCCACGCGCCAAAGCCGTAATGGACGCCGCGCCCGGCTGCGTGCTGATCACCGTAATCGCCCCGCACTTCGTCACTGCCAACCCCGCCGATCTGCTGGCACTGGCCATCTCGCTGCTCGCCGCCATGCGCTTTTCACTGCTGCCAGTGGTGGTGATCAGCGTCGCCGCCGCCGGCCTGCTGCGTCATTTGCTGTAG
- a CDS encoding AzlC family ABC transporter permease produces the protein MNRSLSISSHNPASAELIRGVLAALPVMIGFLPFGLLLGAQAAQKGLSAPELMMMTGLNYAGGSEFAAIALWTSPPHVLTIVMVSLLVNSRHLLMGAALAPYLSHLPLRKALPALFFMCDESWALGMADASERRARGMTPAMSLAFYAGLAGALWLTWIISTGCGVLIGPALGDVTRWGFDMAFPAVFFVLLRGMWKGLRVGLPWLVSLIAAGATWHWVPGAAYVPVGALAGLATIFLMSKNA, from the coding sequence ATGAACCGCTCACTCTCTATTTCTTCACACAACCCAGCTTCCGCCGAGCTGATACGCGGGGTGCTGGCCGCCCTGCCGGTGATGATCGGCTTCCTGCCGTTTGGCCTGTTGCTGGGCGCGCAGGCGGCGCAGAAAGGGCTTTCCGCGCCTGAGCTGATGATGATGACCGGCCTGAACTATGCTGGCGGATCGGAGTTTGCTGCCATTGCGCTCTGGACGTCACCGCCCCACGTCCTGACGATCGTAATGGTGAGCCTGCTGGTCAACAGCCGCCACCTGCTGATGGGCGCGGCGCTGGCCCCCTACCTGAGCCACTTGCCGCTGCGCAAGGCGCTGCCCGCGCTGTTCTTCATGTGTGATGAGAGCTGGGCGCTGGGCATGGCCGATGCCAGCGAACGCCGGGCGCGCGGGATGACGCCCGCGATGAGTCTGGCATTCTATGCCGGGCTGGCGGGCGCGCTCTGGCTGACCTGGATTATCTCAACCGGCTGCGGCGTGCTGATTGGCCCGGCGCTGGGCGACGTCACCCGCTGGGGCTTTGACATGGCCTTCCCGGCGGTGTTTTTTGTGCTGCTGCGCGGCATGTGGAAAGGATTGCGCGTCGGCCTTCCGTGGCTGGTAAGCCTAATCGCCGCTGGCGCGACCTGGCATTGGGTGCCCGGCGCGGCCTATGTCCCGGTCGGCGCGCTGGCCGGCCTCGCGACCATCTTCCTGATGAGCAAAAACGCATGA
- a CDS encoding beta-glucoside-specific PTS transporter subunit IIABC — protein MNHAEMAQEIVSRVGGVGNIAHCEHCSTRLRLSLHDNAQVDQPALERVPGVLGARVNAQCQVIIGSQVVEVYQAVKQLMTGAPTATADSPAKQGRWGARLVDFVISVFQPLVPAIAGGGVLKSLLILMAMAGWLSRDSATYRVLDNIGSAPLYFLPILVAITTATKLKVNVLVAVSAVSVMVLPAMSKQLAEGTTFLSLDLQNIAYASQVFPAILCVLFYAQTERLFNRYTPGALRIFLSPMLSLLVTAPVTLLLLGPLGFEAGSLLATAIVWLYGKLGFVASAVLAGILPFIVAAGMHKPLIPYAVTSLGQFGREMLYLPASLAHNIAEAGASLAVALKCRDKVLKSTALSAGLSALFGITEPALYGVTLLHKKVLYAVIAGSVVGGGFIGWMAVEAFALVGPGLASISMFISPDNAWNILYALMGAGLAFVIAFTATLLLWHEEAALPQEVPQPAAGEFPFHRPAEGRVIPLSQVKDDVFSAGIMGDGIAVIPERGELRAPADGTIESVFESGHAVSMITTHGAELIFHIGIDTIRLNGQGFQPQVTPGQTVQRGDLLVTFDLAALLAAGYDPVVIMVVTNSERFHFSPTASASAVGDPNPIMILKESV, from the coding sequence ATGAACCATGCAGAGATGGCGCAGGAGATTGTCAGTCGGGTGGGTGGGGTAGGTAATATCGCGCACTGTGAGCACTGCTCCACCCGGTTGCGGCTGAGCCTGCATGACAACGCGCAGGTAGATCAGCCGGCGCTGGAGCGGGTGCCGGGCGTGCTCGGGGCACGAGTCAACGCGCAGTGCCAGGTGATTATCGGCAGCCAGGTGGTGGAGGTGTATCAGGCGGTGAAACAGCTGATGACGGGCGCCCCGACAGCTACGGCAGACTCACCCGCCAAACAGGGGAGATGGGGGGCGCGGCTGGTCGATTTTGTCATCAGCGTTTTCCAGCCGCTGGTGCCAGCCATCGCTGGCGGCGGGGTGCTGAAATCCCTGCTGATCCTGATGGCGATGGCTGGCTGGCTGAGCCGTGACAGCGCCACCTACCGGGTGCTGGACAACATCGGCAGCGCGCCGCTCTACTTCCTGCCGATTTTGGTCGCCATCACCACCGCCACCAAACTCAAAGTAAACGTGCTGGTGGCGGTCTCGGCGGTGTCAGTGATGGTACTGCCCGCGATGTCCAAACAACTGGCGGAGGGCACCACCTTCCTCTCGCTCGACCTGCAAAACATCGCTTACGCCTCACAGGTGTTCCCAGCCATTTTGTGCGTACTGTTCTACGCCCAGACCGAGCGCCTGTTCAACCGCTACACGCCGGGCGCGCTGCGCATATTCCTCTCGCCGATGCTCTCGCTGCTGGTCACCGCGCCAGTGACGCTGCTACTGCTCGGCCCGCTCGGCTTTGAGGCTGGCTCCCTGCTGGCGACGGCAATCGTCTGGCTCTATGGCAAGCTGGGGTTTGTTGCCTCGGCGGTGCTGGCTGGCATCCTGCCATTCATTGTCGCCGCTGGGATGCACAAGCCGCTGATCCCCTACGCGGTCACCAGTCTGGGTCAGTTTGGCCGTGAGATGCTTTACCTGCCAGCGTCCTTGGCTCACAACATCGCCGAGGCCGGGGCCAGCCTGGCCGTTGCGCTGAAGTGCCGGGACAAGGTGCTGAAGTCCACCGCGCTCTCCGCGGGCCTCTCGGCGCTGTTCGGCATTACGGAGCCAGCGCTCTACGGCGTCACGCTACTGCATAAAAAGGTGCTCTATGCGGTGATCGCGGGCAGCGTGGTGGGCGGCGGCTTTATTGGCTGGATGGCGGTGGAGGCGTTCGCACTAGTCGGCCCCGGCCTTGCCAGCATCTCGATGTTCATCTCGCCAGACAATGCCTGGAACATCCTCTACGCCCTGATGGGTGCCGGGCTGGCGTTCGTCATCGCCTTTACCGCCACGCTGCTGCTCTGGCATGAAGAGGCCGCGCTGCCCCAAGAGGTGCCGCAGCCAGCCGCTGGCGAGTTCCCGTTCCATCGCCCGGCAGAGGGGCGGGTGATCCCGCTGTCGCAGGTAAAAGATGATGTCTTCTCCGCGGGCATCATGGGCGATGGCATCGCCGTGATCCCAGAGCGGGGCGAACTGCGCGCGCCAGCGGACGGCACCATCGAGAGCGTATTCGAGAGCGGCCATGCCGTCAGCATGATCACCACCCACGGCGCGGAGCTGATTTTCCACATCGGCATCGACACCATCCGGCTGAACGGCCAAGGGTTCCAGCCACAAGTGACGCCCGGCCAGACCGTTCAACGGGGCGACCTGTTGGTGACCTTTGACCTGGCGGCGCTGCTTGCCGCTGGTTACGACCCAGTGGTGATCATGGTGGTCACCAACAGTGAGCGTTTCCACTTCTCTCCCACCGCGTCGGCCAGTGCCGTCGGCGACCCGAATCCAATCATGATCCTCAAGGAGTCCGTATGA
- a CDS encoding glycoside hydrolase family 1 protein, producing MSHSKSIFPEHFLWGAAIAANQAEGAWNVDGKGPSVADAIAHKAHLDPKDYTGHMALSEEHIADALHGRNDQRYPKRRGIDFYHRYKEDLALFAEMGIKVLRVSIAWTRIFPTGEEREPNEAGLRFYEDLFREMRRHQIEPLVTLSHYEMPLALSEKYNGWVHRNVLDAFVRYSNVCFDRYKDLVRYWLTFNEIDSIHRHPFTTAGIRAEKSAPGQAEQDIYQGLHHQFVASALVTRDCHAKIPGSQMGCMLTKLTTYPRTCHPEDVEATLKKNLENYFYTDVQVFGSYPPLITRDLARRGIKIEMQPDDLAILKAHTVDFLSFSYYMSLTESTQPDAERTAGNTILGVKNPYLPASEWGWQIDPVGLKISLLELYDRYRVPLFIVENGLGAKDVVEEGQVHDDYRINYFRAHFEQMAEAVDEGVELMGYTSWGTIDIISAGTSQMSKRYGFIYVDQDDEGNGTLARLRKDSFYWYQKVIASNGQDLD from the coding sequence ATGAGTCACAGCAAATCAATTTTCCCCGAGCACTTTTTATGGGGCGCGGCCATTGCCGCCAATCAGGCCGAAGGGGCATGGAATGTCGATGGCAAGGGGCCGTCCGTCGCGGACGCCATTGCCCACAAGGCGCACCTTGATCCCAAGGATTACACCGGGCATATGGCGCTGTCAGAGGAGCACATTGCCGATGCCCTCCACGGGCGGAACGACCAGCGCTACCCGAAGCGGCGCGGCATCGACTTCTACCACCGCTATAAAGAGGATCTGGCGCTGTTTGCCGAGATGGGCATCAAGGTGCTGCGGGTCTCCATCGCCTGGACACGTATCTTCCCGACCGGCGAGGAGCGCGAGCCTAACGAGGCGGGCCTGCGCTTCTATGAGGATCTGTTCCGCGAGATGCGCCGCCACCAGATCGAGCCGCTGGTGACACTGTCACACTATGAGATGCCGCTGGCCCTGAGTGAGAAGTACAACGGCTGGGTGCACCGCAACGTGCTGGACGCCTTTGTGCGCTACAGCAACGTCTGCTTTGACCGCTATAAAGATCTGGTGCGCTACTGGCTGACTTTCAATGAGATCGACAGCATTCATCGCCACCCCTTCACCACCGCTGGCATCCGCGCGGAGAAGAGCGCGCCGGGGCAGGCCGAGCAGGATATCTATCAGGGGCTGCACCACCAGTTTGTCGCCTCCGCGCTGGTCACCCGCGACTGCCACGCCAAAATCCCCGGCAGCCAGATGGGCTGTATGCTCACCAAGCTCACCACCTATCCTCGCACCTGCCACCCGGAGGATGTGGAAGCCACCCTGAAAAAGAACCTCGAGAACTACTTCTACACCGACGTGCAGGTGTTTGGCAGCTACCCGCCGCTGATCACCCGCGATTTGGCGCGGCGCGGCATCAAGATTGAGATGCAGCCGGATGACCTGGCGATCCTGAAGGCGCACACGGTCGATTTCCTCTCCTTCAGCTACTACATGTCGCTGACCGAGTCGACCCAGCCCGATGCCGAGCGCACCGCCGGCAACACCATTCTGGGCGTAAAAAACCCTTACCTGCCGGCGTCAGAGTGGGGCTGGCAGATTGACCCGGTGGGGCTGAAGATCTCGCTGCTGGAGCTGTATGACCGCTACCGTGTGCCGCTGTTTATTGTTGAGAACGGCCTTGGCGCGAAGGATGTGGTCGAGGAGGGGCAGGTGCATGACGACTACCGCATCAACTACTTCCGCGCGCATTTCGAGCAGATGGCAGAGGCGGTGGATGAGGGCGTGGAGCTGATGGGCTATACCAGTTGGGGCACCATTGACATTATTAGCGCTGGCACCTCGCAGATGTCCAAGCGTTATGGTTTTATCTATGTTGATCAGGATGATGAGGGCAACGGCACGCTGGCGCGCCTGCGCAAGGACTCATTCTACTGGTATCAGAAGGTGATCGCCTCCAACGGGCAGGATCTGGACTAA
- a CDS encoding PRD domain-containing protein, translating to MIRVKKSLNNSMLLVDHDQREMVLFGKGIGFNARPGALVDIAHIEQVFIPLETLKSRHFLSLTDSIPAAFFDVTHDIITLAQAHYPTPLHTVLFFTLAEHLFYAVERSKGGAPLTNRLSWEIKRYYPREYQLGEQARALVARRFCVALPEDEAVHIAFHLINASAQSENGDAHQQVQLVNRIAEIVRYKLKRDLNPTTLHYQRFITHLRYFAERIISRSIASTGGDDFYQELLRFYPQAMAVAWAIRDYIQDKYAVTLPKDELTWLSIHISRLAEEGSEA from the coding sequence GTGATACGAGTCAAAAAATCACTCAATAACAGCATGTTGCTGGTGGATCACGATCAGCGCGAGATGGTGCTGTTCGGCAAGGGCATTGGCTTCAATGCCCGGCCCGGCGCGCTGGTGGACATCGCGCATATCGAGCAGGTCTTTATCCCGCTGGAGACCCTGAAGTCCCGCCACTTCCTGTCATTGACCGACAGCATCCCGGCGGCCTTTTTTGACGTCACCCATGACATCATCACGCTGGCGCAAGCGCACTACCCAACGCCGCTGCACACCGTGCTGTTCTTTACCCTCGCGGAGCACCTGTTCTACGCGGTGGAGCGCAGCAAAGGCGGCGCGCCGCTGACCAACAGGCTGAGCTGGGAGATCAAGCGCTACTACCCGCGCGAGTACCAACTCGGCGAGCAGGCGCGGGCGCTGGTCGCCCGCCGTTTTTGCGTCGCGCTGCCGGAGGATGAGGCGGTGCACATCGCCTTCCACCTGATCAACGCCTCGGCGCAGAGTGAAAATGGCGACGCCCACCAGCAAGTGCAACTGGTGAACCGCATCGCCGAAATTGTGCGTTACAAACTCAAGCGTGACCTGAACCCCACCACGCTGCACTACCAGCGTTTTATCACCCACCTGCGCTACTTCGCTGAGCGCATCATTAGCCGCAGCATCGCCTCAACCGGCGGCGACGACTTCTACCAGGAGCTGCTGAGGTTCTACCCGCAAGCGATGGCCGTCGCCTGGGCGATTCGTGACTATATCCAGGATAAATACGCCGTCACCCTACCCAAAGATGAACTGACCTGGCTCAGCATCCATATCAGCCGACTGGCGGAGGAGGGGAGTGAAGCCTGA
- a CDS encoding cupin domain-containing protein produces MPSTSIDTEELLSSGQAWNGQTYERYPAGKPKLTVMKMHIPAHSELPWHTHPMPNAAYVLSGQLTVEDKETGETHTVRAGEALNETVESAHRGYTTDEPAVLVITYAGVEGQAISEPLPGEPSEF; encoded by the coding sequence ATGCCATCAACATCCATTGATACCGAAGAGCTGTTGAGCAGCGGGCAGGCCTGGAATGGCCAGACTTATGAACGTTACCCGGCGGGTAAGCCGAAGTTGACCGTGATGAAAATGCACATTCCCGCGCACTCGGAGTTGCCGTGGCACACCCACCCGATGCCCAATGCCGCCTATGTGCTCTCCGGCCAGTTAACGGTCGAGGACAAAGAGACCGGCGAGACTCATACGGTGCGGGCGGGCGAGGCGCTGAATGAGACGGTGGAGAGCGCGCACCGCGGCTATACCACCGATGAACCCGCTGTGCTGGTGATCACCTATGCTGGCGTCGAAGGGCAGGCGATCTCTGAACCGCTGCCGGGTGAGCCGTCGGAGTTTTAG
- the mdcA gene encoding malonate decarboxylase subunit alpha codes for MLTGHTSPRVWDTRRTEKQRRLAATGVQGKVLPTDDMVAMLERLIAPGDRVVMEGNNQKQADFLSRMLAEVNPATVHDLHMIMPSVGRSEHLDIFEKGIARKLDFAFSGPQSLRVSQLLEDGLLEIGAIHTYIELYSRLFVDLAPNVALVAGYKADRQGNLYTGPSTEDTPALVEAAAFRNGIVIAQVNELVDDVSDLPRVDIPGSWVDYVVVADKPFFIEPLFTRDPRLIKQEHILMAMMAIKGIYAEHQVQSLNHGIGFNTAAIELLLPTYGEQLGLKGKICRHWTLNPHPTLIPAIESGWVESIHCFGGELGMEEYIRARPDIFFTGADGSMRSNRALCQLAGQYAVDMFIGSTLQVDGLGNSSTVTRGRLSGFGGAPNMGHDPHGRRHATPAWLAMMKEPDPMQRGRKLVVQMVETFQAGVKPTFVEKLDAVEVAKTSGMPLAPVMIYGDDVTHVLTEEGIAYLYRADSLEERRAMVAAVAGITDIGLGADPQRVAALRRSGKVAYPEDLGIRRAEATRSLLAAGSVADLVEWSDGLYNPPAKFRSW; via the coding sequence ATGTTGACAGGACACACATCCCCGCGCGTCTGGGATACGCGCCGCACGGAGAAGCAGCGGCGGCTGGCCGCGACCGGCGTGCAGGGCAAGGTACTTCCCACCGACGACATGGTCGCGATGCTGGAGCGGCTGATCGCCCCCGGCGACCGGGTGGTGATGGAGGGGAATAACCAGAAGCAGGCGGATTTCCTTTCGCGGATGCTGGCGGAGGTGAACCCTGCCACCGTGCACGACCTGCATATGATTATGCCCAGCGTCGGGCGCAGCGAGCATCTGGACATCTTTGAGAAGGGCATCGCCCGCAAACTCGATTTCGCTTTCTCTGGCCCGCAGAGCCTGCGCGTCTCGCAGCTGCTGGAGGATGGGCTGCTGGAGATCGGCGCCATCCACACCTATATCGAACTCTACTCCCGCCTGTTCGTGGATCTTGCCCCCAATGTGGCGCTGGTCGCCGGTTACAAAGCCGACCGCCAGGGCAACCTCTACACCGGCCCCAGCACCGAAGATACCCCGGCGCTGGTAGAGGCCGCCGCGTTCCGCAACGGCATCGTCATCGCGCAGGTAAATGAGCTGGTGGATGACGTCAGCGACCTGCCGCGCGTGGACATCCCCGGCTCGTGGGTGGACTACGTGGTGGTCGCCGACAAACCCTTCTTTATCGAACCGCTGTTTACCCGTGACCCGCGCCTGATTAAGCAGGAGCATATCCTGATGGCGATGATGGCCATCAAGGGCATCTATGCCGAGCATCAGGTGCAGTCCCTCAACCACGGCATTGGTTTCAACACGGCGGCCATTGAGCTGCTGCTGCCCACCTACGGCGAGCAGCTGGGGCTGAAGGGCAAAATCTGCCGGCACTGGACGCTCAACCCGCACCCGACGCTGATCCCGGCGATCGAGAGCGGCTGGGTGGAGAGCATCCACTGCTTCGGCGGCGAGCTGGGGATGGAGGAGTACATCCGCGCCCGGCCAGACATCTTCTTCACTGGCGCGGATGGCTCGATGCGCTCCAACCGCGCGCTCTGCCAGCTGGCGGGCCAGTATGCGGTGGACATGTTCATCGGCTCCACCCTTCAGGTGGATGGCCTCGGCAACTCCTCCACCGTCACGCGTGGCCGCCTCTCTGGCTTTGGCGGCGCGCCAAACATGGGGCATGACCCCCACGGCCGCCGCCACGCCACCCCGGCCTGGCTGGCGATGATGAAGGAACCCGACCCGATGCAGCGTGGCCGCAAGCTGGTGGTGCAGATGGTCGAAACCTTCCAGGCCGGCGTCAAACCAACCTTTGTTGAGAAGCTGGACGCGGTGGAGGTCGCCAAAACCTCCGGGATGCCGCTGGCGCCGGTGATGATCTATGGCGATGACGTCACCCACGTCCTGACGGAGGAGGGCATCGCCTACCTCTACCGCGCCGACAGTCTGGAAGAGCGGCGGGCGATGGTGGCGGCGGTGGCCGGTATCACCGACATCGGGCTGGGCGCTGACCCGCAACGGGTGGCGGCACTGCGTCGCAGCGGCAAGGTGGCCTATCCCGAGGATCTGGGCATCCGCCGCGCCGAGGCCACCCGCTCGCTGCTGGCGGCTGGCAGCGTGGCCGATCTGGTAGAGTGGTCTGATGGCCTCTACAACCCACCGGCCAAGTTCCGGAGCTGGTGA
- a CDS encoding triphosphoribosyl-dephospho-CoA synthase produces the protein MTTLRHCQSEASAAALAQRATACLIDEARLTPKPGLVDMRGSGAHRDLTLALMERSAHALTPAFHQLAQQSWQRPADIALRERIGELGREGERQMMAATGNVNTHRGAIWAVGLLVCAAAMQGGQGDSATLANTAAQLAQLPDRAAPRQFSNGLRATHRYHVPGAREEAQQGFPHVTGLALPRLRLSRQLGATETEARLDALLAIMTSLSDTCVLNRAGLAGLTAMQTGARAVLQAGGTAQPAGRQALAQLDAALLALNASPGGAADLLAATLFLDRSTPN, from the coding sequence ATGACGACGCTGCGGCACTGCCAAAGCGAAGCCAGCGCCGCCGCGCTGGCGCAGCGGGCGACTGCCTGCCTGATCGATGAAGCGCGCCTGACGCCAAAGCCGGGGCTGGTGGATATGCGCGGCAGCGGCGCGCACCGTGACCTGACGCTGGCGCTGATGGAGCGCTCCGCCCATGCCCTGACGCCCGCCTTCCACCAGCTGGCGCAACAGAGCTGGCAACGCCCGGCGGACATTGCGCTGCGGGAACGGATTGGTGAGCTGGGGCGCGAGGGCGAACGCCAGATGATGGCGGCGACCGGCAACGTCAATACCCACCGGGGCGCGATCTGGGCAGTCGGCCTGCTGGTCTGTGCGGCGGCGATGCAGGGCGGGCAGGGCGACAGCGCCACGCTGGCTAATACCGCGGCCCAGTTGGCGCAACTGCCGGATCGCGCCGCCCCACGCCAGTTCAGCAACGGCCTGCGCGCCACCCATCGCTATCACGTACCGGGCGCGCGCGAAGAGGCGCAACAGGGCTTCCCGCACGTCACCGGGTTGGCACTGCCCCGGCTGCGCCTGAGCCGCCAGCTGGGTGCCACCGAAACCGAGGCGCGGCTGGATGCGCTGCTGGCGATCATGACCTCGCTCAGCGACACCTGCGTGCTGAACCGCGCCGGGCTGGCGGGCCTGACGGCGATGCAAACCGGCGCACGGGCGGTGTTGCAGGCGGGCGGCACCGCGCAGCCCGCTGGCCGGCAGGCGCTGGCGCAGTTGGATGCCGCGCTGCTGGCGCTGAACGCTTCGCCGGGCGGCGCGGCCGATCTGCTGGCCGCCACGCTGTTCCTGGATCGCTCTACCCCTAATTAA
- the mdcC gene encoding malonate decarboxylase acyl carrier protein — translation MEKMTLSLPAGRTLHGRALAGVVGSGDMEVLFTADAQQTLRVEITTSVDNSQARWQALFSRLAEMSGLPSGMLVIHDFGATPGVARIRIEQAFEEVGYAS, via the coding sequence ATGGAAAAAATGACTTTGTCCCTCCCCGCTGGCCGCACCCTGCATGGCAGGGCGCTGGCGGGCGTGGTCGGCTCCGGCGATATGGAGGTGCTGTTTACCGCCGATGCGCAACAGACGCTCCGCGTCGAGATCACCACCTCAGTGGATAACAGCCAGGCACGCTGGCAGGCGCTGTTCAGCCGTCTGGCGGAGATGAGCGGCCTGCCGTCCGGCATGTTGGTGATCCATGATTTCGGCGCGACGCCGGGCGTGGCGCGCATCCGCATTGAACAGGCATTTGAGGAGGTGGGTTATGCGTCATGA
- a CDS encoding biotin-independent malonate decarboxylase subunit beta, with protein sequence MRHDGSFIELNARQRAKALLDAGSYRELLDPFAGITSPWLPQQGIVPQADDGMVVAKGTLNGQPAVVIAIEGAFQGGSMGEVSGAKMAAALELAAEDHRNGTPTQAVLCLETGGVRLQEANLGLAAIADIHAAIVDLRRYTPVIGIVAGTVGCFGGMSIAAGLCSHLIVTREARLGLNGPQVIEQEAGIEEYDSRDRPFIWSMTGGEARFHGGLADALVDDGIHAVREAMEAALAQGVPAQHRSDRYDWYLARLAAFDTRQQADAESVKQVYAAEGKQ encoded by the coding sequence ATGCGTCATGACGGCAGTTTTATCGAGCTGAATGCGCGCCAGCGCGCCAAGGCCCTGCTGGATGCGGGCAGCTACCGGGAACTGCTCGATCCCTTTGCTGGCATCACCTCACCGTGGTTGCCGCAACAGGGCATCGTGCCACAGGCAGATGACGGCATGGTAGTGGCGAAAGGCACCCTCAATGGCCAACCGGCAGTGGTGATCGCGATAGAGGGCGCATTTCAGGGCGGCAGCATGGGCGAAGTCTCTGGCGCGAAGATGGCCGCCGCGCTGGAGCTGGCGGCGGAAGACCACCGCAACGGCACGCCAACGCAGGCAGTGCTCTGCCTTGAAACCGGTGGGGTGCGCTTGCAGGAGGCCAACCTTGGGCTGGCGGCGATCGCGGACATCCACGCGGCGATAGTCGATCTGCGCCGCTATACGCCGGTGATTGGCATCGTGGCTGGCACCGTGGGCTGTTTCGGTGGGATGTCGATTGCCGCCGGGCTGTGCAGCCACCTGATCGTGACCCGTGAGGCACGGCTCGGGCTGAATGGCCCACAAGTAATCGAGCAGGAGGCGGGGATTGAGGAGTATGACTCGCGCGATCGCCCCTTCATCTGGAGCATGACCGGTGGCGAGGCGCGCTTCCACGGCGGGCTGGCGGATGCGCTGGTAGACGACGGCATCCACGCGGTGCGCGAGGCGATGGAAGCCGCGCTGGCGCAGGGTGTGCCAGCCCAGCACCGCAGCGATCGCTACGACTGGTATCTGGCGCGGCTGGCTGCCTTTGATACCCGCCAGCAGGCGGACGCAGAGAGTGTGAAACAGGTTTACGCAGCGGAGGGCAAACAATGA